One genomic segment of Catalinimonas alkaloidigena includes these proteins:
- a CDS encoding SusC/RagA family TonB-linked outer membrane protein translates to MKKYTNLIIWALVIMLSPLFCYNLAAQNLALTTTGIKIGNNDHQGVKSLASVLKELEKNYHVSFYYQVGDVENKFVEKDNHLVLEDDLEKTLKNLLQDYALDFKEVQKDYYYVFKKVEIDLPEKVNKKPASQSQYKEDNQPIHAMASLQSFIADHTSALLQKTITGKVTDAEGNQPLPGVNVLAKGTLTGTVTDISGNYQITVADSITTLVFSSIGFQTTEVAINNQSTVNVSLSPNIQALDEVVVTALGITKESKTLGYATAKVEPKEFNVNRTPNFVNSLQGKVAGLNITSLSSGPQGSSKIRIRGVSSFGGNNSPLIVVNGVPIDNTNYGVNGDVSEVGSNRRSDSGDGLSSINPDDITSMTVLKGAAASALYGARAKDGVIMITTRNRAKGSGIQLEYNTNYTIDTPLDFTDYQYEYGQGEGGIRPNAPRPVSGVWSFGEKFEPGMTQILFDGIEVPYVPQRNKVRDYYRDGSTFSNTITISSGSENGGFSLSASNMDSKAILPGSKYNRKTVNLGFTQNIKKLSVSGNVNYSHEERKNPPNIAEQDYSPVVIYTLASSMPLDLLERYAFDENGDEFPYSRFTNRTNPYFALSRFENNVRDRIYGNLTARYDFTDWLYLQGRVGQDYYSRDQDYNLPTGSQRQSSPPPGFVNGQYVQDIRRVREINADFLIGANKTFGDIGILINAGGNQMYRRSDVNTILGENFFTRGLYTIRNASKVTPNYAISERQVNSLYASSEISFREFVYLNATVRNDWFSTLSPENRSILYPSITGSFVFSQAFANLPNWFSFGKIRLAYAEVGSDTDVQPYSNNLFYDINAQQFPNSLGIAQPVGGISNSVVPNADLKPMRVTEKEIGLEMTLFDHIRFEISYYDKLSSDQILQAQVSDGSSYINQLINVGESENKGVEMFAAFTPVRMNAFNWTVSANASYNTSKVLSLGDDVEGTFITVGNAEFHGELRQVVGKPMAQLYGWGYLRDEQGRQVFDSSNGRPLRSNEQLNFGSAIPRWVGGFTNMFSYKNVNFSFLIDFKLGHKMISGTHTNAYRHGLDKATLVGREQGYVVGVGVNENGEINTAQAPVQTFYETIRGGRMSEQSVFDAGSWQLRQMTLGYDFTPILPANKYIEGLQLSLVANNVAVIKQWVPHIHPDQNGIISDNQAGLEATGLPVTRSIGFNLNVKF, encoded by the coding sequence ATGAAAAAATACACTAACCTAATCATTTGGGCCTTGGTGATCATGCTCAGTCCATTGTTTTGCTACAATTTGGCTGCTCAGAATCTCGCCCTTACCACGACCGGAATCAAAATTGGTAACAATGATCATCAGGGTGTAAAAAGCCTGGCTTCAGTGCTTAAGGAATTAGAAAAGAACTATCATGTCAGTTTCTACTATCAGGTTGGGGATGTAGAAAATAAGTTTGTAGAAAAAGACAATCATTTGGTACTTGAAGATGACCTGGAAAAAACGTTAAAAAATTTACTTCAGGACTATGCTTTGGATTTTAAAGAAGTACAAAAGGACTATTACTATGTATTTAAGAAAGTTGAAATAGATTTGCCGGAAAAGGTAAATAAAAAACCTGCATCACAAAGCCAGTATAAAGAAGATAATCAGCCCATACATGCGATGGCATCTCTGCAAAGCTTTATAGCAGATCATACTTCGGCTTTATTACAAAAAACTATCACAGGAAAAGTAACGGATGCTGAAGGTAATCAGCCCTTACCAGGTGTCAATGTACTGGCAAAAGGTACGCTAACGGGCACAGTAACAGATATAAGTGGCAATTATCAAATTACAGTTGCCGATAGTATTACTACATTGGTATTCTCTTCCATTGGTTTTCAAACCACAGAAGTAGCGATAAACAACCAGAGTACTGTCAATGTCTCACTGTCGCCAAATATTCAGGCATTGGATGAAGTTGTGGTAACCGCGCTGGGTATCACGAAAGAAAGCAAAACCCTGGGTTATGCAACAGCCAAAGTAGAACCTAAGGAATTTAACGTAAATCGCACCCCCAATTTTGTTAATTCCCTGCAAGGAAAAGTAGCAGGCTTGAATATTACTTCACTGAGCTCAGGCCCTCAGGGAAGCAGCAAGATACGAATCAGAGGGGTATCCTCATTTGGAGGCAATAACTCTCCTCTCATTGTGGTAAATGGTGTTCCTATCGATAATACCAACTATGGGGTAAATGGTGATGTGTCTGAAGTGGGTAGTAACCGGCGGTCAGATAGTGGTGATGGCCTAAGTAGTATCAATCCCGATGACATTACCTCTATGACTGTCCTGAAAGGAGCGGCTGCCTCCGCATTGTATGGTGCACGTGCTAAAGATGGAGTGATCATGATCACCACCAGAAATAGGGCCAAAGGTTCAGGTATTCAATTGGAATATAATACCAATTACACCATTGATACGCCATTAGATTTTACCGATTATCAATACGAATATGGCCAGGGAGAAGGAGGAATTCGTCCCAATGCACCGCGTCCGGTGTCAGGGGTGTGGAGCTTTGGTGAAAAATTTGAGCCGGGCATGACGCAGATATTGTTTGACGGAATTGAGGTGCCCTATGTTCCCCAGCGCAATAAAGTAAGAGATTATTATCGTGATGGATCTACCTTCTCAAATACGATTACAATTTCATCCGGTAGTGAAAACGGTGGTTTCAGCCTTTCAGCTTCAAATATGGATAGCAAAGCGATTCTACCTGGCTCTAAATATAACCGTAAAACAGTAAACTTAGGCTTTACCCAGAACATCAAAAAGCTCAGTGTATCCGGTAATGTCAATTATTCGCATGAAGAAAGAAAGAACCCACCCAATATAGCAGAGCAGGATTATAGTCCGGTGGTCATTTATACGCTGGCGTCTTCCATGCCTTTAGATCTGCTGGAAAGATACGCATTTGATGAGAATGGAGATGAATTCCCCTATTCCAGGTTTACTAACCGTACCAACCCTTATTTTGCTCTTTCCAGATTTGAGAACAACGTTAGAGACCGTATTTACGGTAACCTGACAGCGCGATATGACTTCACCGACTGGTTGTATCTGCAAGGCCGTGTCGGACAGGATTATTACTCTCGTGATCAGGATTATAATTTACCTACCGGTTCACAGAGACAGTCATCACCTCCACCCGGATTTGTCAACGGTCAGTATGTGCAGGACATACGTCGGGTAAGAGAAATTAATGCCGACTTTTTGATTGGCGCCAACAAAACATTTGGAGACATTGGCATTTTAATAAACGCCGGAGGAAACCAGATGTATCGTCGCTCTGATGTTAATACGATTCTGGGTGAGAACTTCTTCACCAGAGGCTTATATACCATAAGAAATGCCAGCAAGGTGACACCCAATTACGCGATCTCTGAACGTCAGGTAAACTCTCTCTACGCCAGTTCAGAAATCTCTTTCAGGGAGTTTGTATATCTGAATGCCACCGTCAGAAATGATTGGTTTTCAACCTTATCCCCGGAAAACAGAAGCATTCTTTATCCGTCTATCACTGGTAGCTTCGTTTTCTCCCAGGCATTTGCCAATTTACCCAATTGGTTTTCATTTGGTAAGATTAGGCTAGCTTATGCTGAAGTGGGCAGCGATACGGATGTACAACCCTATTCTAATAATCTGTTCTATGATATCAATGCTCAGCAGTTTCCAAATTCTCTAGGTATCGCGCAGCCCGTTGGTGGTATCAGCAATTCGGTTGTACCCAATGCGGACCTTAAGCCGATGCGGGTAACTGAGAAAGAGATTGGCTTGGAAATGACATTATTTGATCATATCAGGTTTGAAATTTCATACTATGATAAATTATCATCTGACCAAATCCTGCAGGCACAGGTGTCTGACGGTTCTTCTTATATCAATCAGCTGATCAATGTAGGCGAAAGTGAGAACAAAGGGGTAGAGATGTTTGCCGCTTTCACGCCAGTTAGAATGAATGCGTTCAACTGGACTGTAAGTGCCAATGCATCATACAATACCTCTAAAGTGCTGAGCTTGGGTGATGATGTAGAAGGGACTTTTATCACCGTTGGCAATGCAGAGTTTCATGGAGAACTAAGGCAGGTGGTAGGAAAACCTATGGCGCAATTGTATGGTTGGGGCTACCTGAGGGATGAGCAGGGCCGGCAGGTCTTTGACTCCAGCAATGGACGTCCCCTGCGTTCTAATGAACAGTTAAACTTTGGTAGCGCCATTCCGAGATGGGTAGGTGGGTTTACCAATATGTTCAGCTACAAAAATGTCAATTTTTCTTTCCTGATTGATTTCAAACTTGGGCACAAGATGATCTCAGGTACGCATACCAATGCTTATCGTCATGGTCTGGACAAAGCTACACTGGTGGGGAGAGAACAGGGCTATGTTGTAGGTGTAGGTGTCAATGAAAATGGAGAAATTAATACCGCACAGGCCCCAGTACAAACCTTTTATGAAACCATAAGAGGTGGTAGAATGTCTGAACAGTCTGTATTTGACGCCGGCTCATGGCAATTACGTCAGATGACCCTGGGCTATGATTTTACACCCATCCTGCCTGCCAACAAATACATTGAAGGATTACAACTCAGCCTGGTAGCTAATAATGTAGCGGTGATCAAACAATGGGTGCCTCACATACACCCTGATCAAAACGGTATCATCTCTGATAATCAGGCAGGTCTGGAAGCAACCGGATTGCCGGTCACGCGAAGCATAGGATTTAACCTAAATGTAAAATTCTAA
- a CDS encoding SusD/RagB family nutrient-binding outer membrane lipoprotein yields the protein MNKFNLYFFSTLMVFLTFSACDDGFDEMNTNPVRLTSLDPTFQLNNAIINSAPVYNNLTYETTIVKQMITPFQGVGTGGNLNQDNRSATQGNWQDGYRNILKNIIDGIANTEGDPEKSNLNNILRIWRAHAFLTLTDTYGDIPYTEAGRGYLEGIILPKYDDQEFIYTDLLNELETATQGLDEAKDAVPQEVLYSGNIEQWKRLGNSLLLRAAMRLTKVDPAMAEQYAGIAISGGLMQSNDDNAVVRHDANFRNNVGTNLNGGQAPFYYLDEDFVNFMQDNDDPRLASIGVRYIGALSGGEQTEEIADRTADAQIGMPQGYDNTTIIPVAEAAGLASLYSYSQLDRTRLGHPEAPSYLVTYSQTLLLHAEAVVRGWAAGDAAALFEEGIRAHMEQLASWPGDTEIAQADIDAYIQAHPLQSGSELEQINTQYWVSSFLIGPETWANFRRSGYPVVSPNPYPGSDLKTEEFIRRLTYPDSELTVNKAHVDEATSRQGPDILDTRVWWDVE from the coding sequence ATGAATAAATTTAACCTATACTTCTTCAGTACCCTGATGGTTTTTCTCACCTTCAGTGCATGCGATGACGGCTTTGATGAGATGAATACCAATCCTGTAAGATTGACTTCTCTAGACCCGACATTTCAGCTTAACAATGCGATTATCAACAGTGCACCAGTATATAATAACCTTACCTACGAGACTACAATCGTAAAACAAATGATTACTCCTTTTCAGGGGGTAGGCACGGGTGGAAATCTTAATCAGGACAACCGTTCGGCTACACAGGGCAACTGGCAGGATGGCTATCGAAATATTCTCAAAAATATTATTGACGGAATTGCAAATACCGAAGGAGATCCTGAAAAATCAAATTTGAATAACATATTAAGAATCTGGAGGGCTCATGCCTTTTTAACTCTGACCGATACCTACGGAGATATACCCTATACTGAAGCGGGGCGTGGTTATCTGGAAGGGATTATCCTTCCGAAATATGATGATCAGGAATTCATTTATACGGACTTGCTCAATGAACTGGAAACAGCCACCCAGGGCCTGGATGAAGCTAAAGATGCAGTACCCCAGGAAGTCCTTTACAGTGGAAACATTGAGCAATGGAAAAGGCTGGGTAATTCACTTCTCCTGAGAGCTGCCATGCGCCTTACAAAGGTAGACCCTGCTATGGCTGAGCAATATGCTGGTATCGCGATTTCCGGAGGCTTAATGCAGTCTAATGATGATAATGCAGTTGTTCGTCATGATGCTAACTTCAGAAATAACGTAGGCACTAACTTAAATGGTGGGCAGGCACCTTTCTATTATCTGGACGAAGATTTCGTAAACTTTATGCAGGATAATGATGACCCCAGGCTCGCCTCCATTGGGGTAAGATATATAGGAGCCTTAAGTGGTGGGGAACAGACGGAAGAGATCGCTGACCGTACAGCCGATGCTCAAATTGGAATGCCTCAGGGCTATGACAATACTACTATTATTCCGGTAGCGGAAGCCGCGGGTCTGGCCAGTTTGTATAGCTACAGTCAGCTTGACAGAACCAGGCTGGGACATCCTGAAGCCCCCAGTTATTTGGTGACCTATTCTCAAACCTTATTACTTCATGCTGAAGCCGTTGTCAGAGGATGGGCAGCAGGAGATGCGGCAGCATTATTTGAAGAAGGCATTCGTGCCCATATGGAGCAGCTTGCCAGCTGGCCGGGAGATACTGAAATCGCCCAGGCTGATATTGATGCCTATATTCAGGCGCATCCTTTACAGAGTGGGAGTGAGTTAGAACAGATCAATACGCAGTACTGGGTTTCATCCTTTTTGATAGGACCCGAAACCTGGGCGAATTTCCGCAGGAGTGGTTATCCGGTGGTCAGTCCAAATCCTTATCCTGGCAGTGACCTGAAAACAGAAGAGTTTATTCGTCGCCTGACTTATCCGGATTCTGAGCTGACAGTCAACAAAGCACATGTAGATGAAGCTACGAGCCGGCAAGGCCCCGATATTCTGGATACCAGAGTGTGGTGGGATGTAGAGTAG
- a CDS encoding HpcH/HpaI aldolase family protein has translation MKNLKQRLKQGETLNGCWLNLGSSVTAEIVGLSGFDWVLIDLEHGAGSEKDVLHQLQALEHTPAAPLIRVESYERQRFHRVLDMGAEGVMCPRINNVEEAKQALSAMQYPPEGSRGVAKMVRATNFGKDFDAYRSGAKDNILGVLQIETLEALNHLDAIAALAGLDVLFIGPADLSMALGIFGQLDHPTFKDALKAIVNAAQKAKKATGILLFNPDDYATYHEMGIRMIACGADATFVANGARTMAEKLKSMRKGEK, from the coding sequence ATGAAAAACTTAAAGCAACGACTGAAGCAGGGAGAAACCCTGAATGGCTGCTGGCTCAATCTTGGAAGTTCGGTTACGGCTGAGATCGTCGGGCTTTCCGGCTTTGACTGGGTACTGATTGATCTGGAACATGGGGCGGGAAGCGAGAAGGATGTATTGCATCAGCTGCAAGCCCTGGAGCATACGCCTGCCGCTCCCCTGATCAGGGTAGAAAGTTATGAGCGGCAACGCTTCCATCGGGTACTGGATATGGGCGCCGAAGGCGTGATGTGTCCAAGAATCAACAATGTGGAGGAAGCAAAACAGGCATTGAGCGCAATGCAGTATCCTCCGGAAGGAAGCCGTGGTGTAGCCAAGATGGTTAGGGCAACCAATTTCGGGAAAGATTTTGATGCTTACCGTAGTGGTGCGAAAGACAATATTTTAGGCGTACTGCAGATAGAAACCCTGGAAGCCCTGAATCATCTGGATGCAATCGCAGCCCTTGCTGGCTTAGATGTACTCTTCATCGGTCCGGCTGACCTTTCCATGGCTTTGGGGATATTTGGACAGTTAGATCACCCTACATTCAAAGACGCACTGAAAGCCATCGTGAATGCTGCTCAAAAGGCAAAAAAGGCAACTGGGATTCTCCTGTTCAATCCTGATGATTATGCTACTTATCATGAAATGGGCATCAGAATGATCGCCTGTGGCGCTGACGCTACTTTTGTCGCCAACGGTGCCCGAACTATGGCTGAAAAACTCAAATCAATGAGAAAGGGTGAAAAATGA
- a CDS encoding GntP family permease, which produces MTDPLFILLIGILIVVGGIIGLRLHPFLALLLGAFVVAMVTPTTAIEQYVLSRGGTAAAAQALADKAVGERIAMQFGSTCEKIGILIAMASIIGKCMLESGGAERIVRSTLKVTGITKAPLTFLGSSFFIGIPVFFDTVFYLMIPLAKAMAIRIGKNYLLLVLCVTAGAAMANSLVPPTPGPLFLVSEMQIPIGMMMIGGILVGIVTIIVGYIFAAWANRKWPVPLRDSIEAPLEKIKALSSGKSQSLPPIWLATLPILIPLVFISAKAALNTFANVQTDSSPGILITIVDFLGEKNIALVAGALSALIMLALKNKGDKKALLASVQAALMSGGIIILITAAGGAFGGMLQQTGISERIGILTQDFQMALIPLAFIITAVVRTAQGSATVAMITASGILSGMAISGNLEYHQLYIGLAIACGSKLIPWMNDSGFWIVCKMSNLTEKEALKTFSPLLTIMGISGLIVILLAAKIFPLI; this is translated from the coding sequence ATGACTGACCCCTTATTTATTCTTTTGATTGGAATACTGATTGTTGTAGGAGGTATTATCGGGTTGCGTTTACATCCTTTTCTGGCCTTACTTTTAGGCGCCTTTGTTGTAGCGATGGTGACGCCTACAACTGCGATAGAACAGTATGTATTGAGCAGAGGGGGGACAGCCGCAGCAGCACAGGCACTGGCTGACAAGGCGGTGGGAGAACGGATTGCCATGCAGTTTGGATCTACCTGCGAGAAAATTGGCATCCTCATCGCTATGGCTTCTATCATCGGGAAATGTATGCTGGAAAGTGGCGGTGCCGAACGCATTGTTCGTTCTACTTTGAAAGTTACCGGCATAACTAAAGCGCCACTTACATTTTTGGGGAGCAGCTTTTTTATAGGGATTCCTGTCTTCTTTGATACCGTTTTTTATCTGATGATTCCGTTGGCGAAAGCGATGGCGATCCGCATCGGCAAAAATTATCTGCTTTTGGTGCTCTGTGTCACTGCGGGTGCGGCTATGGCGAATTCCCTGGTACCGCCTACACCTGGACCATTGTTCCTGGTCAGTGAGATGCAAATTCCCATTGGAATGATGATGATTGGAGGTATCCTGGTTGGGATTGTTACTATTATTGTGGGCTATATATTCGCCGCATGGGCCAACAGAAAATGGCCGGTTCCACTAAGAGACTCCATAGAAGCTCCGCTGGAAAAAATAAAAGCATTATCAAGCGGAAAAAGTCAGAGTCTGCCGCCCATTTGGCTGGCTACCCTTCCTATTTTGATACCGTTGGTATTTATCAGTGCCAAAGCTGCGCTAAACACATTCGCAAATGTTCAGACGGATAGCTCTCCGGGAATATTGATTACCATTGTGGATTTTTTGGGAGAGAAAAATATCGCCCTGGTTGCCGGAGCATTGTCAGCGCTGATTATGCTTGCTTTGAAAAATAAAGGGGACAAAAAAGCATTACTCGCATCTGTACAGGCTGCTTTGATGAGTGGTGGTATCATCATACTGATAACTGCAGCCGGGGGGGCTTTCGGGGGTATGTTGCAACAAACAGGTATCAGCGAACGGATAGGCATCCTGACCCAGGATTTTCAAATGGCTTTGATACCTCTTGCATTTATTATCACTGCGGTAGTCAGGACAGCGCAGGGCTCTGCTACGGTAGCCATGATTACGGCATCCGGCATATTGTCAGGCATGGCGATTTCAGGTAACCTGGAGTATCATCAACTCTACATTGGGCTAGCGATCGCCTGTGGTTCTAAACTGATTCCCTGGATGAATGACAGTGGCTTCTGGATTGTATGCAAAATGAGCAATCTCACCGAGAAAGAAGCGCTGAAAACCTTTTCACCATTACTTACCATCATGGGTATCAGCGGACTCATCGTCATTCTTCTTGCCGCCAAAATATTTCCACTGATATGA
- a CDS encoding 2-hydroxy-3-oxopropionate reductase — protein sequence MEKIGFIGLGIMGKPMALNLVKAGYSLSVLKQSGAADTLTEAGAKTYASAKELAQENDVIITMLPDSAEVKEVVSGAQGVGEGIRKGSLFIDMSTIAPSTAKEIYALMQDKGVEALDAPVSGGQVGAESGTVSFMVGGNEQAFQRAKPLFEIMGKNVVRIGETGAGQTTKACNQIIVGMTIQAVAEAFTLAKKAGVDLVKMREALLGGFAQSRILDLHGQRIIDQNFKPGFKIKLHRKDMNIALQAGKEFSVPLYGSAQVAAHMDAILAQGNGELDHSAIAQFMEELSIHSK from the coding sequence ATGGAAAAAATCGGATTTATTGGACTTGGCATCATGGGTAAGCCAATGGCACTCAACCTGGTGAAAGCAGGCTACTCTTTATCAGTACTAAAACAAAGCGGTGCTGCCGATACATTAACTGAAGCTGGAGCCAAAACCTATGCTTCAGCCAAAGAACTGGCTCAGGAAAATGACGTAATCATCACCATGCTTCCGGATTCAGCCGAAGTGAAAGAAGTGGTATCCGGAGCGCAGGGTGTTGGGGAAGGCATCAGAAAAGGCTCACTTTTTATAGATATGTCTACCATCGCGCCTTCTACAGCAAAGGAAATCTATGCTCTGATGCAGGATAAAGGGGTAGAAGCCCTGGATGCTCCTGTTTCAGGGGGACAGGTAGGTGCTGAGTCGGGTACTGTATCTTTTATGGTGGGTGGAAATGAGCAGGCGTTTCAAAGGGCAAAACCGCTCTTTGAAATTATGGGTAAAAATGTAGTCCGCATTGGAGAGACGGGAGCAGGACAAACTACCAAAGCCTGCAACCAGATCATCGTAGGCATGACCATACAAGCGGTAGCGGAAGCTTTTACCCTGGCCAAAAAAGCCGGCGTGGATCTCGTGAAGATGAGAGAGGCATTGCTGGGCGGTTTTGCCCAAAGCCGCATTCTGGATTTGCATGGACAAAGAATCATTGATCAGAACTTTAAGCCTGGTTTTAAAATCAAACTACATCGCAAAGATATGAACATTGCCTTGCAGGCAGGTAAGGAGTTCTCCGTTCCCCTTTATGGTTCTGCCCAGGTGGCTGCCCATATGGATGCGATACTGGCACAAGGAAATGGAGAACTGGATCATAGTGCTATCGCACAGTTTATGGAAGAATTGTCAATTCACTCAAAATAA
- a CDS encoding mannonate dehydratase: protein MKRRNFVKVTAAGSVGALGLSAGQNKAKASAQSTKEVLMKVGCQHGGTTKENLEFLARHGVFHIDGGSPKEIAGVGWDLEDSLAKKEACEKYGITLEAYHLPLSSAGIDRISTPNIMLGKSPERDREIEMIQQMIEVAGKTGVRLLLYNTIILPILRTGRTVDPSRGNASYSTWNYEEAVKQGLDKESITGGGADIDEIYERITYFLDRVLPVAEEYNVKLGNHIADPPAPVAYRGVTRWNSPDVFAGIKRFAQLYDSPSHGFNLCLGSTAEGLRDPKTEIIPIIKWVGERKQIFNIHLRNIKGGWNNFQEVYPDNGDMDFVQVVRALRDVGYDGMLMPDHIPQHEDPASGLQGHAFAFGYNKALIQAIAAEGIE from the coding sequence ATGAAACGTAGAAATTTTGTTAAAGTCACAGCCGCTGGCTCGGTAGGAGCTTTGGGCTTAAGCGCCGGGCAAAATAAAGCCAAAGCATCTGCCCAATCCACAAAAGAAGTATTGATGAAAGTGGGGTGTCAGCATGGAGGCACGACCAAAGAAAACCTGGAATTTCTTGCCCGTCATGGTGTTTTTCATATTGACGGGGGCTCCCCCAAAGAGATAGCGGGAGTAGGCTGGGACCTGGAAGATTCACTGGCCAAAAAAGAAGCCTGCGAAAAGTATGGCATCACCCTTGAAGCCTATCACCTGCCTTTGTCATCGGCGGGTATTGACAGGATAAGTACGCCTAATATTATGTTGGGCAAAAGTCCTGAGCGTGATCGTGAAATAGAAATGATACAGCAGATGATAGAAGTTGCCGGCAAGACAGGAGTTCGTTTGCTGCTTTACAACACCATCATACTCCCAATACTACGTACTGGCAGAACTGTGGACCCCAGCCGGGGCAATGCCTCTTACAGTACCTGGAATTATGAGGAAGCGGTAAAGCAAGGCTTGGATAAAGAATCCATCACGGGTGGTGGAGCTGATATTGATGAGATTTATGAAAGAATCACCTACTTCCTGGACAGAGTGCTTCCTGTGGCTGAGGAGTATAATGTAAAATTAGGAAATCATATCGCTGACCCTCCCGCACCAGTGGCTTATCGTGGTGTTACCCGCTGGAATAGCCCAGATGTATTTGCCGGTATCAAACGTTTTGCTCAGCTCTATGACAGTCCATCCCATGGTTTTAACCTTTGTCTGGGTTCAACCGCTGAGGGGCTCAGAGATCCCAAAACGGAAATAATACCGATCATCAAATGGGTTGGTGAGCGTAAGCAGATTTTCAATATCCACCTGCGTAACATCAAAGGCGGCTGGAATAACTTCCAGGAGGTCTATCCTGATAATGGAGATATGGACTTTGTACAGGTGGTAAGAGCTTTGAGAGATGTAGGCTATGACGGTATGCTCATGCCAGATCACATTCCTCAGCATGAAGATCCTGCCAGCGGACTTCAGGGACATGCTTTTGCTTTTGGCTATAATAAAGCACTCATCCAGGCCATCGCTGCCGAAGGCATTGAGTAA
- a CDS encoding nuclear transport factor 2 family protein translates to MNKIFYVFLFVLPLNLAFVQNTAEDEVLDIEKRRFQAMINEDFDLLENLMDDQLVYIHSNGNIDSKASFINAIKAGKTAYDDIKLEESKVRIYDKTAIINGLCVFHQKNPDGSPRQTRLRYTNVYIKQKGHWKMVSWQSYKMS, encoded by the coding sequence ATGAACAAAATATTTTATGTTTTTCTGTTCGTACTTCCACTGAACCTGGCTTTTGTCCAAAATACTGCTGAGGATGAAGTACTGGATATTGAGAAAAGGCGCTTTCAGGCGATGATCAACGAGGATTTTGATCTGCTGGAAAATTTAATGGATGACCAACTGGTGTACATCCATTCCAATGGCAACATAGATAGCAAAGCTTCTTTTATCAATGCCATCAAGGCGGGGAAAACAGCTTATGACGACATTAAGCTGGAAGAAAGTAAAGTCAGGATTTATGACAAGACCGCGATCATCAATGGGTTATGTGTTTTCCACCAGAAGAATCCGGATGGAAGCCCCAGACAAACCAGGCTCCGTTATACCAATGTGTACATCAAGCAAAAAGGGCACTGGAAAATGGTGAGCTGGCAATCTTATAAAATGAGTTGA
- a CDS encoding amidohydrolase family protein: MLKRRGFVKVMSTAALGALASDQKLTAGEPHSLLNHHMKKKEEVIEWNAHIFSPDLKRYPFHPKATYQPDVSQQPEDPLAAYMSRLDEEGIDKAVIVHPEPYGDDHSLMLDCLKREPDRLRGTSLFYPKDPDAPQKLAALVKLEPHIISTRFHAHRGKENYLDSFADSGVRALWKQAVDLGLIIELHIRAKLCEAGRRCDKSFPGQ; this comes from the coding sequence ATGTTAAAAAGAAGAGGTTTCGTAAAAGTAATGTCTACCGCTGCCCTGGGAGCTTTGGCCTCAGACCAAAAGCTGACCGCAGGAGAGCCCCACAGCTTATTGAATCATCATATGAAAAAGAAGGAAGAAGTAATTGAGTGGAACGCCCATATCTTTAGCCCTGACCTTAAGAGGTATCCATTTCATCCCAAAGCCACCTACCAGCCGGATGTATCGCAGCAGCCTGAAGATCCACTGGCAGCCTATATGAGCAGATTGGATGAAGAAGGTATTGATAAAGCGGTCATCGTACATCCTGAGCCCTATGGCGATGATCATTCATTAATGCTTGACTGCCTCAAACGTGAACCCGACCGGCTGAGGGGGACAAGTCTTTTTTACCCCAAAGATCCCGATGCCCCGCAAAAACTTGCGGCACTGGTGAAGCTGGAACCACATATCATTTCTACCCGCTTTCATGCCCACAGAGGAAAAGAAAACTACCTGGACAGCTTTGCCGATTCAGGGGTTCGGGCACTCTGGAAACAGGCAGTTGATTTAGGGCTCATCATAGAGCTGCATATTAGGGCCAAATTATGCGAGGCAGGCAGGCGATGCGATAAAAGCTTTCCCGGGCAGTAA
- a CDS encoding amidohydrolase family protein yields the protein MDHLAEPDMGTGVEFADVLELASFPEVYMKLSGLNHFAEDAPLYESAIPFTSRVIKEFGPDRMVWGSGTPRIVDAHMQGYSNAEIAKVKGENLSKLLNW from the coding sequence ATAGACCATCTTGCAGAGCCAGACATGGGTACGGGGGTAGAATTTGCTGATGTATTGGAGCTGGCCAGCTTTCCTGAAGTCTATATGAAACTATCGGGCCTCAATCATTTTGCAGAAGATGCACCACTGTATGAAAGCGCCATCCCATTTACCTCCCGTGTCATCAAAGAGTTTGGTCCGGATAGAATGGTGTGGGGCAGTGGGACACCGCGGATTGTTGATGCACATATGCAAGGCTACAGCAATGCTGAAATCGCTAAAGTGAAAGGAGAGAATCTGAGTAAACTGCTCAACTGGTAA